The Chloroflexota bacterium genome has a segment encoding these proteins:
- a CDS encoding glycosyltransferase — MDLSIVIPAHNEEARIGPTLRAYAAAFNPGYGSRWELVVALNGCTDGTQRIVDAAASECPAIRWTVEDAILGKGAAVRAGLREATGDRVAFVDADNMVGPGEARKLLDALDAHDAAVGWRKHDMALEPQSRPWARRLVSGLSPMWSRRFLGLGVHDPQCGAKALRREALDALLPLLTETGWALDLELLLAARRLGMRVAEVPVAWRHVPEGSKVRLRQAAPEVFRATWRLRFRRDWGGR; from the coding sequence GTGGACCTCTCCATCGTCATTCCCGCCCACAACGAGGAAGCTCGCATTGGCCCCACGCTCCGCGCCTATGCGGCCGCCTTCAACCCCGGCTACGGCAGCCGATGGGAGCTGGTTGTGGCGCTCAACGGGTGCACCGACGGCACGCAGCGCATTGTGGACGCGGCTGCGTCCGAGTGTCCGGCCATCCGGTGGACCGTCGAGGACGCCATACTCGGCAAGGGAGCGGCGGTGCGCGCCGGGCTGCGGGAGGCGACGGGCGATCGCGTGGCCTTTGTGGACGCGGACAACATGGTGGGGCCGGGCGAGGCGCGGAAGCTGCTGGACGCGTTGGACGCGCATGACGCCGCCGTAGGCTGGCGCAAGCACGATATGGCGCTGGAGCCGCAGTCGAGGCCGTGGGCGCGGCGACTGGTCAGCGGTCTCTCGCCCATGTGGTCGCGCAGGTTCCTCGGGCTGGGCGTCCACGACCCGCAGTGCGGCGCGAAGGCGCTTCGGCGCGAGGCGCTCGACGCGCTGCTGCCGCTGCTCACCGAGACAGGCTGGGCGCTGGACCTGGAGCTGCTGCTCGCCGCTCGACGGCTCGGCATGCGGGTGGCGGAGGTCCCCGTCGCGTGGCGGCACGTGCCGGAGGGCAGCAAGGTGCGCCTCCGGCAAGCCGCGCCGGAGGTCTTCCGCGCGACGTGGCGGCTGCGGTTCCGCCGCGACTGGGGCGGACGGTAG